The following coding sequences lie in one Plasmodium sp. gorilla clade G2 genome assembly, chromosome: 11 genomic window:
- a CDS encoding ubiquinone biosynthesis protein COQ4, putative: MYNFVKIFQSNFIDINKLSKFEIFLKTIFRIYSSPGRTHLLAHAADISAKYAVKKLYEYMKTDEEGIMILKDKPLLIRQDICFNELKKLPKNTLGYKYMEFLETYKLHAHDREVSHFITDINESYILTRYRQIHDIAHVVYNLNISIESEAALKLIELIQTKLPITLLAILIAPFMTPLYRFQYIFENNIPSNFLCPNFDYTYNDIYNYIDEMSLKQYEYFLTDYFHVEKRESPSFYYKLYKYYFDNLNNSSHVRGSIIYGYQNNNFNDIHYDKLNNEYIYLKNNIKNYFHFQYKPRKLLLKNLYPWAYKAGIQTNKPLHSIYVEKWFDKDIDLFRKKYNITPLPSNLNLMAGIN; this comes from the coding sequence ATGTAcaattttgtaaaaatatttcaatcgaattttattgatataaataaattgagtaaatttgaaatatttttaaagacAATATTTCGAATTTACAGTTCTCCTGGCAGAACACATTTATTAGCTCATGCTGCTGATATATCAGCTAAATATGCAGTgaagaaattatatgaatatatgaaaaCTGATGAAGAAGGAATTATgatattaaaagataaacCTTTATTAATACGACAagatatatgttttaatgaattaaaaaaattaccaAAGAATACTTTaggttataaatatatggaatTTTTAGAAACTTATAAATTACATGCACATGATAGAGAAGTTTCACATTTTATAACAGATATAAATGAATCTTATATATTAACTAGATATAGACAAATTCATGATATAGCTCATGtagtatataatttaaatatatctatagaATCAGAAGCTGCATTAAAATTAATCGAATTAATACAAACTAAATTACCTATAACATTACTTGCTATTTTAATAGCACCATTTATGACACCTTTATATAGATtccaatatatatttgagaaTAATATTCcttctaattttttatgtCCTAATTTtgattatacatataatgatatttataattatattgatgAAATGTCTTTAaaacaatatgaatattttttaactGATTATTTTCATGTAGAGAAAAGAGAAAGCccatcattttattataaattatataaatattatttcgaTAACTTAAATAATTCTTCACATGTTAGAGGTTCAATTATATATGgatatcaaaataataattttaatgatataCATTATgacaaattaaataatgaatatatatatttaaaaaataatataaaaaattattttcatttccaATATAAACCAAGAAAATtactattaaaaaatttatatccaTGGGCATATAAAGCTGGAATACAAACAAACAAACCCTTACATTCAATATATGTTGAAAAATGGTTTGATAAAGATATTGATTtgtttagaaaaaaatataacataacaCCTCTCCCATCTAACTTAAACTTGATGGCCGGCATAAATTAA
- a CDS encoding DNA helicase, putative — MKRKSVHIRRNIIKSQNTLEKFGIFKKVNILKNSREAEKDSEKENDNVKNIEKNNIKENEVIFIKKEKCDEDNHEDDDQDIDCIKENDNKVCLIKEKSNLYYANEKDVIRIKRERCHDKEENEKRNDNIIKTEHELENDLLSSSSINIKMEMGKIENNECISEQEKKKKNDNKNKEINKSHNNLPLHKIYEPIYKEDFISEIRSKKNPLIAKILDEDLNFNLILCGPPGSGKSSLVNVIKNKTNNCFISLFHLNNLNNELKKVYDKSVINYKISKKKSILCIKDINRLNKSQQENLLLILKKGYFYLLATCLFNPMNILNASLSSRCLYLYLNSYEKTELELIIKRITNKLDIQIEEDALNLIMNHSCGDARVAINIIDFAVQRMNKQNLIIKEEDNVSQNVVGTLEEGKKDKPHIQFIKKMEDNTYDDDENNINKDNIDCNNINKDNMDDNNINKDNIDDNNINKDNMDDYNNNNELHNINFSYSNDNPYETHPLLYQNSIKKNVITLNNIKEILQNFPSNDDKLDHYNFISGLHKSIRAGNVKAAILYLMKSLKNGEDPIYICRRLIRIASEDIGLANHDVLSICINTHYACKAIGMPECQTSLIYAVMVLCKSAKSNYIYLVENTAKQICNEYNFNVPFHLRNSSNKYIYTNQPEILSYDEHVNKYKDVQKYLPDYLENLELFPEI; from the coding sequence ATGAAGAGAAAATCAGTTCATATAAGaaggaatattataaaatctCAAAATACGCTGGAAAAATTTGGTATTTTCAAAAAGgtgaatattttaaaaaatagtaGAGAAGCTGAAAAGGATAGTGAAAAAGAGAATGATAATGTGAAAAATATTGagaagaataatataaaagaaaatgaagttatttttataaaaaaagaaaaatgtgaTGAAGATAATCATGAAGATGATGATCAAGATATAGATTGCAtcaaagaaaatgataacaAAGTGTgcttaataaaagaaaaaagtaatttatattatgctAATGAAAAGGAtgtaataagaataaaaagagAAAGATGTCatgataaagaagaaaatgagaaaagaaatgataatattataaaaacagaACATGAATTAgaaaatgatttattatcatcttcatctattaatataaaaatggaaatggggaaaatagaaaataatgaatgtATAAgtgaacaagaaaaaaaaaaaaaaaatgataataaaaataaagagataaataaaagtcataataatttacctttacataaaatatatgaaccaatatataaagaagatTTTATTAGTGAAATTAGAAGTAAAAAGAACCCATTAATAGCAAAAATTTTAGATGAagatttaaattttaatttaatattatgtgGACCTCCAGGGTCAGGAAAATCATCATTAGTTAATgttatcaaaaataaaacaaataattgttttatatcattatttcatttaaataatttaaataatgaattaaaaaaagtatatgaTAAGTCagttataaattataaaatatcaaaaaaaaaatcaattttatgtataaaagatattaatAGATTAAATAAAAGTCAACaagaaaatttattattaatattaaaaaaaggtTATTTCTATTTATTAGCAACATGTTTATTTAATCCTATGAATATTCTTAATGCATCCTTAAGTTCACGAtgtttatatctatatttaaattCTTATGAAAAAACAGAATTAgaattaattattaaaaggaTAACAAATAAATTGGATATACAAATAGAGGAAGACgctttaaatttaattatgaATCATTCATGTGGTGATGCAAGGGTTGCAATCAATATAATAGATTTTGCAGTTCAAAGAATGAATAAACAAAATTTGATTATAAAAGAAGAGGATAATGTATCTCAAAATGTGGTAGGTACTTTAGAAGAAGGAAAAAAGGATAAACCACATATTCAATTTATTAAGAAAATGGAGGATAATacttatgatgatgatgaaaataatattaataaagataatattgattgtaataatattaataaagataatatggatgataataatattaataaagataatattgatgataataatattaataaagataatatggatgattataataataacaatgaaCTACACAATATAAATTTCAGTTATAGTAACGATAATCCATATGAGACACATCCATTATTATATCAAAATTCGATTAAAAAGAATGTTATAAcacttaataatataaaagaaatattacaaaatttTCCATCtaatgatgataaattaGATCATTACAATTTTATTTCAGGGTTACATAAAAGTATTAGAGCTGGTAATGTCAAAGCAgctattttatatttaatgaaatCCTTAAAAAATGGAGAAGAtccaatatatatttgtagaaGATTAATAAGAATAGCATCAGAAGATATAGGATTAGCTAATCATGATGTCTTatctatatgtattaatacaCATTATGCATGTAAAGCTATAGGAATGCCTGAATGCCAAACATCTTTAATATATGCTGTTATGGTTTTATGTAAATCTGCTAaaagtaattatatatatcttgtAGAAAATACAGCAAAACAAATATGCAacgaatataattttaatgtaCCTTTTCATTTAAGAAATAGCtcaaataaatacatatatactaATCAACCTGAAATTTTATCATATGATGAACAcgtgaataaatataaagatgtTCAGAAGTATTTACCAGATTATTTGGAAAACTTAGAACTCTTCCCAGAAATATGA